One genomic region from Peromyscus eremicus chromosome 20, PerEre_H2_v1, whole genome shotgun sequence encodes:
- the Gga1 gene encoding ADP-ribosylation factor-binding protein GGA1 isoform X2, protein MEPAMEPETLEARINRATNPLNKELNWASINAFCEQLNEDFEGPSLATRLLAHKIQSPQEWEAIQALTVLETCMKSCGKRFHDEVGKFRFLNELIKVVSPKYLGSRTSEKVKNKILELLYSWTVGLPEEVKISEAYQMLKKQGIVKSDPKLPEDAIFSLPPPRPKNVIFEDEEKSKMLARLLKSSHPEDLRAANKLIKEMVQEDQKRMEKISKRVNAIGEVNNSVKLLTEMVMSHSQGATASSSEDLMKELYQRCERMRPTLFRLASDTEDNDEALAEILQANDNLTQVINLYKQLVRGEEVNGDATASSIPGSTSALLDLSGLDLPPPGTTYPATPTHPGNQSSPEQPSASVSLLDDELMSLGLSDPTPPSGPSSDSVGWNSFQSSDGAELSVPPPAQAPSMDCRPPAQGPPPTSSGLDDLDLLGKTLLQQALPPEAQQVRWEKQQPAPRLTLRDLQSKSSCSSPNPGATSLLHTTSPEPPGPPPQPAPTELSLANITVPLESIKPSSILPVTVYDQHGFRVLFHFARDPLPGRSDVLVVVVSMLSTAPQPIRNIVFQSAVPKEKVRLRYKLIFTMGDQTYNEMGDVDQFPPPETWGSL, encoded by the exons ATGGAGCCCGCGATGGAGCCGGAGACTCTGGAGGCGCGAATCA ACAGAGCCACAAATCCCCTGAACAAGGAGCTGAACTGGGCCAGCATCAACGCTTTCTGCGAACAGCTCAACGAAGACTTTGAGGG GCCTTCACTTGCCACCCGCTTGCTGGCCCACAAGATCCAGTCCCCGCAGGAGTGGGAGGCCATCCAGGCCTTGACG GTTCTGGAAACATGCATGAAGAGCTGCGGCAAGCGGTTCCATGATGAGGTGGGCAAGTTCCGCTTCCTGAACGAGCTCATCAAGGTCGTGTCTCCCAAG TACTTGGGCTCCCGGACGTCAGAGAAGGTGAAGAATAAGATCTTGGAGCTGCTGTACAGCTGGACGGTCGGCCTGCCTGAGGAGGTGAAGATTTCAGAGGCCTACCAGATGCTGAAGAAGCAGG GGATTGTGAAGTCTGACCCCAAGCTTCCAGAAGATGCcatcttctccctcccccctccacgGCCCAAGAATGTGATCTTCGAAGATGAGGAGAAGTCCAAG ATGCTGGCCCGCCTGCTGAAAAGCTCACACCCAGAGGACCTCCGGGCTGCCAACAAGCTCATCAAGGAGATGGTGCAGGAG GACCAGAAGCGGATGGAGAAGATCTCGAAGCGGGTGAATGCCATCGGGGAGGTGAACAACAGCGTGAAGCTGCTGACAGAGATGGTGATGAGCCACAGCCAGGGTGCCACCGCCAGCAGCAGTGAGGACCTCATGAAG GAACTGTACCAGCGCTGTGAGCGCATGCGGCCCACACTCTTCCGACTGGCCAGTGACACAGAAGACAATGATGAGGCCTTAG CTGAGATCCTGCAGGCTAATGACAATCTCACCCAGGTGATCAACCTGTACAAGCAGCTGGTCCGGGGTGAGGAGGTCAATGGCGATGCCACGGCCAGCTCCATTCCTG GGAGTACCTCAGCCTTGCTGGACCTCTCAGGCCTGGACCTCCCTCCCCCGGGCACCACATACCCAGCCACGCCCACCCACCCTGGCAACCAGAGCAGTCCAGAGCAGCCCAGTGCCTCGGTGTCCCTGCTGGATGACGAGCTCATGTCTCTGG GCCTAAGTGACCCCACACCACCTTCAGGCCCCAGCTCCGACAGCGTGGGATGGAACAGCTTCCAG TCCTCAGATGGCGCTGAACTCTCAGTCCCTCCTCCAGCCCAGGCCCCCAGCATGGACTGCCGACCCCCGGCACAGGGACCCCCACCGACGAGCAGCGGCCTGGACGACCTGGACCTCTTGGGGAAAACCCTCCTGCAACAGGCACTGCCCCCGGAAGCCCAGCAAGTGCGGTG ggagaagcagcagccagcCCCCCGGCTCACTCTCCGTGACCTGCAGAGTAAGAGCAGCTGCAGCTCGCCCAATCCAGGAGCCACCAGCCTCCTCCACACCACGTCCCCAGAGCCCCCTGGGCCTCCACCACAGCCAGCACCCACCGAGCTCTCTTTAGCCAACATCACTGTGCCCCTGGAGTCCATCAAACCCA GCAGCATCTTGCCGGTGACAGTTTATGACCAGCATGGCTTCCGTGTCCTCTTCCACTTTGCTCGGGACCCACTGCCAGGGCGCTCTGacgtgctggtggtggtggtctcCATGCTGAGCACAGCCCCCCAGCCCATCCGCAACATTGTTTTCCAGTCGGCTGTCCCTAAG GAGAAGGTTCGCCTTCGCTACAAGCTCATCTTCACCATGGGCGACCAGACCTACAACGAGATGGGAGATGTGGATCAGTTCCCCCCTCCAGAAACCTGGGGGAGCCTCTAG
- the Gga1 gene encoding ADP-ribosylation factor-binding protein GGA1 isoform X1, with amino-acid sequence MEPAMEPETLEARINRATNPLNKELNWASINAFCEQLNEDFEGPSLATRLLAHKIQSPQEWEAIQALTVLETCMKSCGKRFHDEVGKFRFLNELIKVVSPKYLGSRTSEKVKNKILELLYSWTVGLPEEVKISEAYQMLKKQGIVKSDPKLPEDAIFSLPPPRPKNVIFEDEEKSKMLARLLKSSHPEDLRAANKLIKEMVQEDQKRMEKISKRVNAIGEVNNSVKLLTEMVMSHSQGATASSSEDLMKELYQRCERMRPTLFRLASDTEDNDEALAEILQANDNLTQVINLYKQLVRGEEVNGDATASSIPGSTSALLDLSGLDLPPPGTTYPATPTHPGNQSSPEQPSASVSLLDDELMSLGLSDPTPPSGPSSDSVGWNSFQSSDGAELSVPPPAQAPSMDCRPPAQGPPPTSSGLDDLDLLGKTLLQQALPPEAQQVRWEKQQPAPRLTLRDLQSKSSCSSPNPGATSLLHTTSPEPPGPPPQPAPTELSLANITVPLESIKPSSILPVTVYDQHGFRVLFHFARDPLPGRSDVLVVVVSMLSTAPQPIRNIVFQSAVPKVMKVRLQPPSGTELPAFNPIVHPSAITQVLLLANPQKEKVRLRYKLIFTMGDQTYNEMGDVDQFPPPETWGSL; translated from the exons ATGGAGCCCGCGATGGAGCCGGAGACTCTGGAGGCGCGAATCA ACAGAGCCACAAATCCCCTGAACAAGGAGCTGAACTGGGCCAGCATCAACGCTTTCTGCGAACAGCTCAACGAAGACTTTGAGGG GCCTTCACTTGCCACCCGCTTGCTGGCCCACAAGATCCAGTCCCCGCAGGAGTGGGAGGCCATCCAGGCCTTGACG GTTCTGGAAACATGCATGAAGAGCTGCGGCAAGCGGTTCCATGATGAGGTGGGCAAGTTCCGCTTCCTGAACGAGCTCATCAAGGTCGTGTCTCCCAAG TACTTGGGCTCCCGGACGTCAGAGAAGGTGAAGAATAAGATCTTGGAGCTGCTGTACAGCTGGACGGTCGGCCTGCCTGAGGAGGTGAAGATTTCAGAGGCCTACCAGATGCTGAAGAAGCAGG GGATTGTGAAGTCTGACCCCAAGCTTCCAGAAGATGCcatcttctccctcccccctccacgGCCCAAGAATGTGATCTTCGAAGATGAGGAGAAGTCCAAG ATGCTGGCCCGCCTGCTGAAAAGCTCACACCCAGAGGACCTCCGGGCTGCCAACAAGCTCATCAAGGAGATGGTGCAGGAG GACCAGAAGCGGATGGAGAAGATCTCGAAGCGGGTGAATGCCATCGGGGAGGTGAACAACAGCGTGAAGCTGCTGACAGAGATGGTGATGAGCCACAGCCAGGGTGCCACCGCCAGCAGCAGTGAGGACCTCATGAAG GAACTGTACCAGCGCTGTGAGCGCATGCGGCCCACACTCTTCCGACTGGCCAGTGACACAGAAGACAATGATGAGGCCTTAG CTGAGATCCTGCAGGCTAATGACAATCTCACCCAGGTGATCAACCTGTACAAGCAGCTGGTCCGGGGTGAGGAGGTCAATGGCGATGCCACGGCCAGCTCCATTCCTG GGAGTACCTCAGCCTTGCTGGACCTCTCAGGCCTGGACCTCCCTCCCCCGGGCACCACATACCCAGCCACGCCCACCCACCCTGGCAACCAGAGCAGTCCAGAGCAGCCCAGTGCCTCGGTGTCCCTGCTGGATGACGAGCTCATGTCTCTGG GCCTAAGTGACCCCACACCACCTTCAGGCCCCAGCTCCGACAGCGTGGGATGGAACAGCTTCCAG TCCTCAGATGGCGCTGAACTCTCAGTCCCTCCTCCAGCCCAGGCCCCCAGCATGGACTGCCGACCCCCGGCACAGGGACCCCCACCGACGAGCAGCGGCCTGGACGACCTGGACCTCTTGGGGAAAACCCTCCTGCAACAGGCACTGCCCCCGGAAGCCCAGCAAGTGCGGTG ggagaagcagcagccagcCCCCCGGCTCACTCTCCGTGACCTGCAGAGTAAGAGCAGCTGCAGCTCGCCCAATCCAGGAGCCACCAGCCTCCTCCACACCACGTCCCCAGAGCCCCCTGGGCCTCCACCACAGCCAGCACCCACCGAGCTCTCTTTAGCCAACATCACTGTGCCCCTGGAGTCCATCAAACCCA GCAGCATCTTGCCGGTGACAGTTTATGACCAGCATGGCTTCCGTGTCCTCTTCCACTTTGCTCGGGACCCACTGCCAGGGCGCTCTGacgtgctggtggtggtggtctcCATGCTGAGCACAGCCCCCCAGCCCATCCGCAACATTGTTTTCCAGTCGGCTGTCCCTAAG GTCATGAAGGTGAGGCTGCAGCCTCCTTCGGGCACAGAGCTGCCAGCATTTAACCCCATCGTCCACCCCTCAGCCATCACCCAGGTCCTGCTCCTTGCTAACCCCCAGAAG GAGAAGGTTCGCCTTCGCTACAAGCTCATCTTCACCATGGGCGACCAGACCTACAACGAGATGGGAGATGTGGATCAGTTCCCCCCTCCAGAAACCTGGGGGAGCCTCTAG
- the Gga1 gene encoding ADP-ribosylation factor-binding protein GGA1 isoform X3, producing the protein MKSCGKRFHDEVGKFRFLNELIKVVSPKYLGSRTSEKVKNKILELLYSWTVGLPEEVKISEAYQMLKKQGIVKSDPKLPEDAIFSLPPPRPKNVIFEDEEKSKMLARLLKSSHPEDLRAANKLIKEMVQEDQKRMEKISKRVNAIGEVNNSVKLLTEMVMSHSQGATASSSEDLMKELYQRCERMRPTLFRLASDTEDNDEALAEILQANDNLTQVINLYKQLVRGEEVNGDATASSIPGSTSALLDLSGLDLPPPGTTYPATPTHPGNQSSPEQPSASVSLLDDELMSLGLSDPTPPSGPSSDSVGWNSFQSSDGAELSVPPPAQAPSMDCRPPAQGPPPTSSGLDDLDLLGKTLLQQALPPEAQQVRWEKQQPAPRLTLRDLQSKSSCSSPNPGATSLLHTTSPEPPGPPPQPAPTELSLANITVPLESIKPSSILPVTVYDQHGFRVLFHFARDPLPGRSDVLVVVVSMLSTAPQPIRNIVFQSAVPKVMKVRLQPPSGTELPAFNPIVHPSAITQVLLLANPQKEKVRLRYKLIFTMGDQTYNEMGDVDQFPPPETWGSL; encoded by the exons ATGAAGAGCTGCGGCAAGCGGTTCCATGATGAGGTGGGCAAGTTCCGCTTCCTGAACGAGCTCATCAAGGTCGTGTCTCCCAAG TACTTGGGCTCCCGGACGTCAGAGAAGGTGAAGAATAAGATCTTGGAGCTGCTGTACAGCTGGACGGTCGGCCTGCCTGAGGAGGTGAAGATTTCAGAGGCCTACCAGATGCTGAAGAAGCAGG GGATTGTGAAGTCTGACCCCAAGCTTCCAGAAGATGCcatcttctccctcccccctccacgGCCCAAGAATGTGATCTTCGAAGATGAGGAGAAGTCCAAG ATGCTGGCCCGCCTGCTGAAAAGCTCACACCCAGAGGACCTCCGGGCTGCCAACAAGCTCATCAAGGAGATGGTGCAGGAG GACCAGAAGCGGATGGAGAAGATCTCGAAGCGGGTGAATGCCATCGGGGAGGTGAACAACAGCGTGAAGCTGCTGACAGAGATGGTGATGAGCCACAGCCAGGGTGCCACCGCCAGCAGCAGTGAGGACCTCATGAAG GAACTGTACCAGCGCTGTGAGCGCATGCGGCCCACACTCTTCCGACTGGCCAGTGACACAGAAGACAATGATGAGGCCTTAG CTGAGATCCTGCAGGCTAATGACAATCTCACCCAGGTGATCAACCTGTACAAGCAGCTGGTCCGGGGTGAGGAGGTCAATGGCGATGCCACGGCCAGCTCCATTCCTG GGAGTACCTCAGCCTTGCTGGACCTCTCAGGCCTGGACCTCCCTCCCCCGGGCACCACATACCCAGCCACGCCCACCCACCCTGGCAACCAGAGCAGTCCAGAGCAGCCCAGTGCCTCGGTGTCCCTGCTGGATGACGAGCTCATGTCTCTGG GCCTAAGTGACCCCACACCACCTTCAGGCCCCAGCTCCGACAGCGTGGGATGGAACAGCTTCCAG TCCTCAGATGGCGCTGAACTCTCAGTCCCTCCTCCAGCCCAGGCCCCCAGCATGGACTGCCGACCCCCGGCACAGGGACCCCCACCGACGAGCAGCGGCCTGGACGACCTGGACCTCTTGGGGAAAACCCTCCTGCAACAGGCACTGCCCCCGGAAGCCCAGCAAGTGCGGTG ggagaagcagcagccagcCCCCCGGCTCACTCTCCGTGACCTGCAGAGTAAGAGCAGCTGCAGCTCGCCCAATCCAGGAGCCACCAGCCTCCTCCACACCACGTCCCCAGAGCCCCCTGGGCCTCCACCACAGCCAGCACCCACCGAGCTCTCTTTAGCCAACATCACTGTGCCCCTGGAGTCCATCAAACCCA GCAGCATCTTGCCGGTGACAGTTTATGACCAGCATGGCTTCCGTGTCCTCTTCCACTTTGCTCGGGACCCACTGCCAGGGCGCTCTGacgtgctggtggtggtggtctcCATGCTGAGCACAGCCCCCCAGCCCATCCGCAACATTGTTTTCCAGTCGGCTGTCCCTAAG GTCATGAAGGTGAGGCTGCAGCCTCCTTCGGGCACAGAGCTGCCAGCATTTAACCCCATCGTCCACCCCTCAGCCATCACCCAGGTCCTGCTCCTTGCTAACCCCCAGAAG GAGAAGGTTCGCCTTCGCTACAAGCTCATCTTCACCATGGGCGACCAGACCTACAACGAGATGGGAGATGTGGATCAGTTCCCCCCTCCAGAAACCTGGGGGAGCCTCTAG